The Gemmatimonadota bacterium genome has a segment encoding these proteins:
- a CDS encoding tetratricopeptide repeat protein — protein sequence MSRGASALLEGARERFANRDYYGALLCLDDEAAGEHGWADVFHLRGVCFSLLDRHAEAVAAFDRAIAINPRYLEAHLHRALALTALGREAEAAAAFAAARESVGPDVAGLSAPIAARLANEHAKLGELYAEAGAVQDAVREYRRASELGPAYLDLRLRLARLLMESGNPLEARDELSAILVTRPDWVEARVQLGLARHLAGDTAGARETWRRCLEDAPGLDRVAAYLAMVDRIPE from the coding sequence ATGAGTCGCGGCGCCTCGGCCCTGCTCGAAGGCGCGCGCGAGCGCTTCGCCAACCGCGACTATTACGGGGCGCTGCTCTGCCTCGATGATGAGGCCGCGGGCGAGCACGGCTGGGCCGATGTCTTTCACCTCCGCGGCGTCTGCTTCTCGCTGCTCGATCGCCATGCCGAGGCGGTGGCCGCCTTCGACCGCGCCATCGCGATCAACCCGCGCTACCTCGAGGCGCATCTCCATCGCGCCCTGGCGCTCACCGCGCTTGGCCGTGAGGCCGAGGCCGCGGCGGCGTTTGCCGCTGCGCGCGAATCGGTCGGTCCCGATGTGGCCGGCCTCTCCGCACCGATCGCCGCGCGGCTCGCGAATGAACACGCCAAGCTCGGTGAGCTCTACGCCGAGGCGGGTGCCGTGCAGGATGCCGTGCGCGAGTATCGCCGAGCCTCGGAGCTCGGGCCCGCGTACCTCGACCTGCGGCTCCGCCTCGCGCGACTGCTGATGGAGTCGGGGAATCCACTGGAGGCGCGCGACGAGCTCAGCGCCATCCTGGTGACTCGCCCCGACTGGGTCGAGGCGCGCGTGCAGCTCGGGCTCGCGCGGCACCTGGCCGGCGACACCGCCGGGGCGCGGGAGACGTGGCGTCGGTGCCTCGAGGATGCGCCCGGCCTGGACCGTGTCGCGGCGTACCTCGCCATGGTGGACCGGATCCCCGAATGA
- the bamD gene encoding outer membrane protein assembly factor BamD, with the protein MRRLLLPSLAAAIVALAGCHRGPEVSPGAARLRLSSQEIDSMWNQALALYQKRDWRKAGTALERVQLEMPINDKRIPVARFYLAESRLGEKSNLQAVREFRRVSDEFPSDTLAAPALLRAGDAYLKMWRRPELDPTYGHSAYATYQELVSRYPGTEAAKTADLRIKDIENRFAIKEYKAALYYIRFKALDSAILYLRNIIATWPRAETVPDALEKLVGAYRTLGYVEDTNETCAYFRRQWPDSPKLAVTCPESKDSAAAPAAEIKKGP; encoded by the coding sequence ATGCGTCGTTTGTTGTTGCCATCGCTCGCTGCTGCCATCGTCGCCCTTGCCGGCTGCCACCGCGGGCCGGAGGTTTCGCCGGGTGCCGCTCGGCTCCGCCTGAGCTCGCAAGAAATCGATTCGATGTGGAATCAGGCACTCGCGCTCTATCAGAAGCGGGATTGGCGCAAGGCCGGCACGGCGCTGGAGCGGGTCCAGCTCGAAATGCCGATCAACGACAAGCGCATTCCGGTCGCCCGCTTCTACCTGGCGGAGTCGCGCCTCGGCGAGAAGAGCAACCTGCAGGCGGTCCGCGAGTTCCGCCGCGTCTCCGACGAATTCCCCAGCGATACCCTCGCCGCACCCGCGCTGCTGCGCGCCGGCGATGCGTACCTGAAGATGTGGCGCCGCCCCGAACTCGATCCGACCTACGGGCACAGCGCCTACGCGACCTACCAGGAATTGGTGAGCCGCTACCCCGGCACGGAGGCGGCCAAGACCGCCGACCTCCGCATCAAGGACATCGAGAATCGCTTCGCCATCAAGGAGTACAAGGCGGCGCTCTACTACATCCGCTTCAAGGCGCTCGACTCGGCGATCCTCTACCTCCGGAACATCATCGCCACCTGGCCGCGCGCGGAAACGGTGCCGGACGCCCTCGAGAAGCTGGTTGGCGCGTATCGGACCCTCGGCTACGTCGAGGACACCAACGAGACCTGCGCGTACTTCCGCCGGCAGTGGCCCGATTCGCCCAAGCTCGCCGTGACCTGCCCGGAGTCGAAGGACTCTGCTGCTGCCCCGGCCGCCGAGATCAAGAAGGGGCCCTGA
- the nadD gene encoding nicotinate (nicotinamide) nucleotide adenylyltransferase gives MRVGILGGSFDPIHNAHLIIAQLARESLGLDVVRLMVAAQQPHKPAGHGATAEQRAEMVELAVAGLPGLVADWRELRRSGPSYTVDTLRALHEETPDTEFTLLLGADTASHFAEWREPEAIRALARVVVFRRGGAAVPAGFSAEVAVPALELSSTAIRTRAAAGLSLVGWVPDRVADYISRFGLYVSHGE, from the coding sequence GTGCGGGTCGGGATCCTCGGCGGTTCCTTCGACCCGATCCACAACGCCCACCTGATCATCGCGCAGCTGGCCCGGGAATCCCTCGGGCTGGATGTCGTGCGGCTGATGGTCGCGGCCCAACAGCCCCACAAGCCCGCCGGACATGGCGCCACCGCGGAACAGCGTGCCGAAATGGTGGAGCTCGCGGTCGCCGGCCTCCCGGGGCTGGTGGCCGATTGGCGTGAGCTCCGGCGCAGCGGCCCATCGTACACCGTCGACACCTTGCGCGCCCTCCACGAGGAGACCCCTGACACGGAATTCACCCTCCTCCTTGGCGCCGACACCGCCAGCCACTTCGCGGAATGGCGTGAACCCGAGGCCATTCGGGCGCTGGCGCGGGTGGTCGTCTTCCGGCGGGGCGGTGCGGCCGTTCCGGCAGGCTTCTCTGCCGAAGTGGCCGTCCCGGCATTGGAACTCTCCTCCACCGCGATTCGTACCCGTGCTGCAGCTGGTTTGTCGCTGGTCGGATGGGTCCCTGACCGGGTGGCCGACTATATTTCGAGGTTTGGGCTCTATGTCAGTCACGGGGAGTAG
- the secA gene encoding preprotein translocase subunit SecA, with translation MIKRLVESVFGTRQAREVKRLQPILNQIKSHEDRLKALDDAGVQAETQRFRGILAERTDGLRAEVERLRAEKHGCPDPVERDALDQLLQKAEVTWKNEVNQTLDDLLPEAFAAVREACRRLVGSTVDVTGQPIQWNMVPYDVQLIGGIALHQGRIAEMATGEGKTLVATLPLYLNALTGRGAHLVTVNNYLARRDSQWMGHLYRWLGLTVACLDDTEPSSQQRRDAYLADITYGTNNEFGFDYLRDNMVFSLEQRVQREYVYAMIDEVDSILIDEARTPLIISGPVGDEDSVHYRGFNPKVAEMVRRQNEVVSGLVAEGEKLLQDEKKKSEAGVILYQAQMGGPKNKKLAKLLNETGVKQLVQRAELDYLADRKLPTKQQSMRNIEESLFFVLDEKGHSVHLTDRGAAALSPNDPDLFLVPDLSLEIHQLEHDESKSLEERAELRRQMEADYAAKSEQLHVIHKLLQAHALYERETEYIVQEGQVLIVDEFTGRIMHGRRWSDGLHQAVEAKEGVVVKGETQTFATITIQNYFRMFEKLAGMTGTAETEETEFYSIYGLEVSVIPTNRPIRRTDHVDQIYKTRREKFNAVAEEVERIHKTGMPVLIGTTSVDISETLSRQLQRRGLVHEVLNAKYHQREAEIVAKAGMKGAITIATNMAGRGTDIKLDPALDLSSSEAGLHIIGTERHESRRIDRQLRGRSGRQGDPGVSLFFLSLEDDLMRLFGSDRIARMMDKGGAEEGEVITGKLITAAIESAQKRVELQNFQQRKRLLDYDDVMNQQREVIYSTRLFALERGAELQAEALKMIRAALTKAAENYLADAERPEEFDRVGLHESLLLQFLVPADAVKDAEATPTREAVIEAAVAAGEEAFQRKVDYLQEFGTKIGIPEVDLQVLSQVTLSVLDEKWKDHLYDLDQLRNAIQYRAYGQKDPLVEYKKEAFDMFEDLLRDIQATFSERYLKIQVSADGPPPPPPPAMAPPVLNAPSTDDLFNGPVTRTVGPTVVPKITTPGGQGLSHAFGDQTGGPAEPTVGRNDPCPCGSGKKYKKCHGAGA, from the coding sequence ATGATCAAGCGGCTCGTGGAATCGGTATTCGGCACGCGGCAGGCGCGCGAGGTGAAGCGCTTGCAGCCCATCCTCAATCAGATCAAGAGTCATGAGGATCGGCTCAAGGCGCTGGACGATGCCGGGGTGCAGGCTGAAACGCAGCGCTTTCGGGGGATCCTCGCCGAGCGGACCGACGGTCTGCGCGCCGAGGTGGAGCGGTTGCGGGCCGAGAAGCACGGCTGCCCCGATCCGGTGGAGCGCGACGCGCTCGACCAGCTGCTGCAGAAGGCCGAAGTCACCTGGAAGAACGAGGTCAACCAGACCCTCGACGATCTCCTCCCCGAGGCGTTCGCCGCGGTGCGCGAGGCGTGTCGTCGACTGGTGGGCAGCACCGTCGATGTCACCGGCCAGCCGATCCAGTGGAACATGGTGCCGTACGACGTGCAGCTCATCGGCGGCATCGCGCTGCACCAGGGGCGGATCGCCGAAATGGCGACCGGCGAAGGCAAGACGCTCGTCGCCACGCTGCCGCTCTACCTGAACGCCCTCACCGGGCGCGGCGCGCACCTCGTCACCGTCAACAACTACCTCGCCCGCCGCGACTCGCAGTGGATGGGGCACCTCTACCGCTGGCTCGGCCTGACCGTCGCCTGCCTCGATGACACCGAGCCGTCGTCGCAGCAGCGTCGCGACGCCTACCTCGCCGACATCACCTACGGCACGAACAACGAGTTCGGCTTCGACTACCTGCGCGACAACATGGTCTTCTCGCTCGAGCAGCGGGTGCAGCGCGAGTACGTCTACGCGATGATCGACGAGGTCGACTCGATCCTCATCGACGAGGCGCGGACGCCGCTGATCATCTCCGGGCCGGTGGGCGACGAAGACTCGGTGCACTACCGCGGCTTCAATCCGAAGGTCGCCGAGATGGTGCGCCGCCAGAACGAGGTTGTCTCGGGGCTGGTGGCCGAAGGCGAGAAGTTGCTGCAGGACGAGAAGAAGAAGAGCGAGGCTGGCGTCATCCTCTATCAGGCGCAGATGGGCGGCCCGAAGAACAAGAAGCTCGCCAAGCTCCTGAACGAGACCGGCGTCAAGCAGTTGGTGCAGCGCGCGGAGCTGGACTATCTGGCCGACCGCAAGCTGCCGACCAAGCAGCAGTCGATGCGCAACATCGAAGAGTCGCTCTTCTTCGTCCTCGACGAGAAGGGGCACTCGGTGCACCTCACCGATCGCGGCGCGGCGGCGTTGTCGCCGAACGACCCCGATCTCTTCCTCGTCCCCGACCTCTCGCTGGAAATTCATCAGCTCGAGCACGACGAGTCGAAGAGCCTCGAGGAGCGGGCCGAGCTGCGCCGGCAGATGGAAGCGGACTACGCGGCCAAGAGCGAGCAGCTGCACGTGATCCACAAGCTGCTGCAGGCCCACGCCCTCTACGAGCGCGAGACCGAGTACATCGTGCAGGAGGGGCAGGTCCTCATCGTCGACGAGTTCACCGGCCGCATCATGCATGGCCGGCGCTGGTCGGACGGGCTGCACCAGGCCGTCGAGGCGAAGGAAGGCGTGGTCGTCAAGGGCGAGACGCAGACGTTCGCGACGATCACGATCCAGAACTACTTCCGGATGTTCGAGAAGCTGGCGGGCATGACTGGTACCGCCGAGACCGAGGAGACCGAGTTCTACTCGATCTACGGCCTCGAGGTGTCGGTGATCCCGACCAACCGGCCGATCCGCCGGACCGACCATGTCGACCAGATCTACAAGACGCGGCGCGAGAAGTTCAACGCGGTGGCGGAGGAAGTCGAGCGGATCCACAAGACGGGGATGCCGGTGCTGATCGGCACCACGTCGGTGGACATCTCGGAGACGTTGTCGCGGCAGTTGCAGCGGCGCGGGCTGGTGCACGAGGTGCTCAACGCCAAGTATCACCAGCGCGAAGCCGAGATTGTGGCGAAGGCGGGCATGAAGGGGGCGATCACGATCGCGACCAACATGGCCGGCCGCGGTACCGACATCAAGCTCGATCCGGCGCTCGACCTCAGCTCGTCGGAAGCGGGGCTGCACATCATCGGCACCGAGCGGCACGAGTCGCGGCGCATCGACCGGCAGTTGCGCGGTCGGTCGGGCCGTCAGGGCGACCCGGGCGTCTCGCTCTTCTTCCTCTCGCTCGAAGACGACCTGATGCGGCTCTTCGGGTCGGACCGCATTGCCCGGATGATGGACAAGGGTGGCGCCGAGGAGGGTGAGGTGATCACGGGCAAGCTGATCACCGCGGCGATCGAGTCGGCGCAGAAGCGGGTCGAGCTGCAGAACTTCCAGCAGCGGAAGCGGCTGCTCGACTACGACGACGTGATGAACCAGCAGCGCGAGGTGATCTACTCGACTCGGCTCTTTGCGCTGGAGCGTGGGGCGGAGCTGCAGGCCGAGGCGCTCAAGATGATCCGTGCGGCGCTGACCAAGGCGGCGGAGAACTACCTCGCCGACGCGGAGCGTCCGGAGGAGTTCGACCGGGTGGGGCTGCACGAGTCGTTGCTGCTCCAGTTCCTGGTGCCGGCCGATGCGGTGAAGGATGCCGAGGCGACGCCGACGCGCGAGGCGGTGATCGAGGCGGCGGTGGCGGCGGGTGAGGAGGCGTTCCAGCGGAAGGTCGACTACCTGCAGGAGTTCGGCACCAAGATCGGGATTCCGGAAGTGGACCTGCAGGTGTTGTCGCAGGTGACACTCTCGGTGCTCGACGAGAAGTGGAAGGACCACCTCTACGATCTGGACCAGTTGCGCAACGCGATCCAGTATCGGGCGTACGGTCAGAAGGATCCGCTGGTCGAGTACAAGAAGGAGGCCTTCGACATGTTCGAGGATCTCCTCCGCGACATCCAGGCGACCTTCTCGGAGCGCTACCTGAAGATCCAGGTCAGTGCCGATGGTCCGCCGCCGCCCCCCCCGCCGGCGATGGCGCCGCCGGTGCTCAACGCGCCGTCGACCGACGACTTGTTCAACGGGCCGGTGACGCGGACCGTCGGTCCGACGGTGGTGCCGAAGATCACGACGCCGGGCGGGCAGGGGTTGTCGCACGCGTTCGGCGATCAGACGGGTGGTCCGGCAGAGCCGACGGTTGGCCGGAACGATCCGTGCCCGTGCGGGAGTGGGAAGAAGTACAAGAAGTGTCATGGGGCGGGGGCGTAG
- a CDS encoding response regulator transcription factor produces the protein MTLPHLLLVTPDAMLASFLDRVLRGLYRVTPFIIPGALRHTDQLLAAVTEQADLLLLDARHIAPFEVASFVAANAHPALLLIAPAGLRTEAIPKAVRGAVTHLATASEFRVVLDTAMDGEDYLSPVFSAEDRLRYWQLPTPPTERHRAVFELKRRGRTTHQIMAELGLEQKTVEGCITALRAGFGLAKREVFDWRDGRL, from the coding sequence ATGACCCTGCCGCACCTGCTCCTGGTGACACCTGACGCGATGTTGGCCTCCTTTCTCGACAGGGTGCTACGAGGCCTGTACCGCGTCACGCCGTTCATCATCCCGGGCGCGTTGCGCCACACCGACCAGCTCCTCGCGGCCGTGACCGAACAAGCCGACCTGCTGTTGCTGGATGCTCGGCATATTGCGCCGTTCGAGGTGGCGTCCTTCGTGGCGGCGAACGCCCATCCGGCCCTCCTCCTGATCGCGCCTGCCGGGCTGCGCACCGAGGCGATTCCGAAGGCCGTCCGGGGCGCAGTGACGCATCTGGCGACGGCGTCTGAGTTCCGGGTGGTGCTCGATACCGCCATGGACGGGGAGGACTATCTGTCGCCGGTCTTTAGCGCCGAGGATCGGTTGCGGTATTGGCAATTGCCGACGCCACCGACGGAGCGGCATCGAGCGGTGTTCGAGCTAAAGCGGCGCGGGAGGACCACGCATCAGATCATGGCAGAATTGGGTTTGGAGCAGAAAACGGTCGAAGGATGCATCACAGCGCTGCGGGCGGGGTTCGGGCTGGCGAAGCGTGAGGTCTTCGATTGGCGGGATGGGAGGCTCTGA
- a CDS encoding ribbon-helix-helix protein, CopG family has product MRQRRFTVRLDESLAERLAAAAKRLRTSRQVAGEAAPDL; this is encoded by the coding sequence ATGAGGCAGCGTCGTTTCACCGTTCGACTCGACGAGTCGCTCGCCGAGCGCCTCGCAGCCGCTGCGAAGCGACTTCGTACCAGTCGCCAGGTCGCCGGCGAGGCCGCGCCGGACCTCTGA
- the radC gene encoding DNA repair protein RadC, with product MPTLLADHDRPRERLWRLGPAALNARELLAILLGTGSGEHDALATAEQLLHAADGGLRRLAARPGAELMQTAGVGEAKAARLLAAFELAGRLAREARPAAPRIREPADVARLVGDRLRDLPVEEFHLLALDTRSRVLRDVLVTRGLLDSSLVHPREVFRAAIAEAAAGIILVHNHPSGDPTPSPEDRAVTRQLVAAGQLLDLPVYDHVIIAGDRFTSFATAGLL from the coding sequence ATGCCCACCCTCCTCGCCGACCACGACCGCCCCCGCGAACGCCTCTGGCGCCTCGGCCCCGCCGCCCTCAATGCCCGCGAACTCCTCGCCATCCTCCTCGGCACCGGCTCCGGCGAACACGACGCCCTCGCCACCGCCGAGCAGCTGCTGCACGCCGCCGATGGCGGGCTGCGCCGCTTGGCCGCACGGCCCGGCGCCGAGCTGATGCAGACCGCTGGCGTCGGCGAGGCAAAGGCCGCCCGACTCCTCGCCGCCTTCGAACTCGCCGGTCGACTCGCCCGCGAGGCACGCCCAGCCGCGCCCCGCATCCGCGAACCCGCCGACGTCGCCCGGCTCGTCGGTGACCGGCTCCGCGATCTCCCCGTCGAGGAGTTCCACCTGCTGGCGCTCGACACTCGGTCCCGCGTACTGCGCGACGTTCTCGTCACCCGAGGCCTTCTTGACTCGTCGCTGGTGCATCCGCGCGAGGTCTTCCGCGCGGCGATCGCCGAGGCGGCCGCGGGGATCATCCTGGTGCACAACCACCCGAGTGGCGATCCGACGCCGTCGCCCGAGGATCGCGCGGTGACGCGGCAGCTGGTCGCGGCGGGGCAGCTGCTCGATCTCCCCGTATACGACCATGTCATCATCGCCGGGGATCGGTTCACGAGCTTTGCGACGGCGGGCTTGCTCTAG
- a CDS encoding bifunctional (p)ppGpp synthetase/guanosine-3',5'-bis(diphosphate) 3'-pyrophosphohydrolase, translating to MSPTPAADLADLSPGFFATLEKHADRLDIALIDRALRYSAAAHRGQKRMSGEDFVEHSIAVASILAGLLVDTTSICAALLHDVVEDSDITTDDISREFGPEVAGLVDGLTKISSLSFRSSVEEQSENYRKLLLSVAKDARVIIIKLADRLHNMRTLEHLQPARRERIATETREIYAPLAHRFGMANVKAELEDLAFKFLEPEEYQALAVQVAAKRAQREEMIAGLRTPLEQELRRAGIQWSDVSGRPKHLWSIYQKMKKRGKPFEEIYDLMAMRVTVQTVPECYHVLGVIHHRWTPLQERIKDYIASPKSNGYQSLHTTIFGPNGQLFEIQIRTQEMHRTAEYGIAAHWLYKTLNSGEELDQQLGWFRQLMELQQESASAEDFLEFLKVDLYHDEIFIFTPQGDVKQLPKGATAIDFAFHVHTDVGFRTQGAKVNGRIAPLHRELKNGDTVEILTSPQAKPSRDWLAHVRTGRARSKIKQWIRQEEESVSSQLGREILTRELKRRRLEAPSAEAMHQAGITLNLIDGTALEVSLGRGDLAIGQVMRALFPDLAPDALQEKPATIFGRVVDRFRLGRGIKIQGVDGLMIRYAQCCQPVPGDEVVGYVTQGRGISIHRADCPNLLTLGGEGRRVEIDWQEQSGETFAVRLVVTGEDRRGLYADVMQAISQTGTNIRGADLHSKDGSVFGTIFVEVDNLPHLAKVLKAIRRVKGVSTVERREAQGP from the coding sequence ATGTCCCCGACCCCCGCGGCCGACCTCGCCGACCTCTCGCCGGGCTTCTTCGCCACCCTGGAGAAGCACGCCGACCGGCTCGACATTGCCCTGATCGACCGCGCCCTCCGCTACTCGGCCGCCGCCCACCGCGGCCAGAAACGGATGAGCGGCGAGGACTTCGTCGAGCACTCGATCGCCGTCGCCTCGATCCTCGCCGGGCTGCTCGTCGACACCACCTCGATCTGCGCCGCACTGCTCCACGACGTCGTCGAAGACTCCGACATCACCACCGACGACATCTCGCGCGAGTTCGGCCCCGAAGTCGCCGGCCTGGTCGATGGCCTCACCAAGATCTCCTCGCTCTCGTTCAGGTCATCGGTCGAGGAGCAGTCCGAGAACTACCGCAAGCTGCTGCTGTCGGTGGCGAAGGACGCGCGCGTCATCATCATCAAGCTCGCCGACCGCCTCCACAACATGCGGACACTCGAGCACCTGCAGCCGGCGCGGCGCGAGCGGATCGCCACCGAGACGCGCGAGATCTACGCGCCGCTGGCACACCGCTTCGGCATGGCCAACGTCAAGGCCGAACTCGAGGACCTCGCGTTCAAGTTCCTCGAGCCCGAGGAGTACCAGGCGCTCGCCGTGCAGGTCGCCGCCAAGCGGGCCCAGCGCGAGGAGATGATCGCCGGGCTCCGGACGCCACTCGAGCAGGAACTCCGCCGCGCCGGAATCCAGTGGTCCGACGTCTCCGGCCGGCCGAAGCACCTCTGGTCGATCTACCAGAAGATGAAGAAGCGCGGCAAGCCGTTCGAGGAGATCTATGACCTCATGGCGATGCGCGTCACCGTCCAGACCGTCCCCGAGTGCTATCACGTCCTCGGCGTGATCCACCACCGCTGGACGCCGCTCCAGGAACGGATCAAGGACTACATCGCGAGTCCCAAGTCGAACGGCTACCAGTCGCTGCACACCACGATCTTCGGGCCCAACGGCCAGCTCTTCGAGATCCAGATCCGCACGCAGGAGATGCATCGCACGGCCGAGTACGGCATCGCGGCGCACTGGCTCTACAAGACGCTCAACAGCGGCGAGGAACTCGACCAGCAGCTCGGGTGGTTCCGGCAGCTGATGGAACTCCAGCAGGAGAGCGCGTCGGCCGAGGACTTCCTCGAGTTCCTCAAGGTCGACCTCTACCACGACGAGATCTTCATCTTCACGCCGCAGGGCGACGTGAAGCAGCTGCCGAAGGGCGCCACCGCGATCGACTTCGCCTTCCACGTCCACACCGACGTCGGCTTCCGCACCCAGGGCGCCAAGGTGAATGGTCGGATCGCGCCGCTCCACCGCGAGCTCAAGAACGGCGACACCGTCGAGATCCTCACCTCGCCGCAGGCCAAGCCGTCGCGCGACTGGCTCGCACACGTGCGCACCGGGCGCGCGCGCAGCAAGATCAAGCAGTGGATCCGCCAGGAAGAGGAGTCGGTCTCGTCGCAGCTGGGCCGCGAGATCCTCACCCGAGAACTGAAGCGCCGCCGACTCGAGGCGCCGTCGGCCGAGGCGATGCACCAGGCAGGGATCACCCTCAACCTGATCGATGGCACCGCGCTCGAGGTCTCACTCGGTCGCGGTGACCTCGCCATCGGCCAGGTGATGCGCGCGCTCTTTCCGGACCTGGCGCCCGACGCCTTGCAGGAGAAGCCGGCGACGATCTTCGGCCGCGTCGTCGATCGCTTCCGCCTGGGCCGCGGCATCAAGATCCAGGGCGTCGACGGCCTGATGATCCGCTACGCCCAGTGCTGCCAGCCGGTCCCGGGCGACGAAGTGGTGGGGTACGTGACGCAGGGCCGCGGCATCTCGATCCACCGCGCCGACTGCCCCAACCTCCTCACGCTGGGCGGCGAGGGACGCCGGGTCGAGATCGACTGGCAGGAGCAGAGCGGCGAGACCTTCGCGGTGCGGCTCGTGGTCACCGGTGAGGATCGTCGGGGCCTCTACGCCGACGTGATGCAGGCGATCTCGCAGACCGGCACCAACATCCGTGGCGCCGACCTCCACTCGAAGGACGGCTCGGTCTTCGGCACGATCTTCGTCGAAGTCGACAACCTGCCGCACCTGGCGAAGGTGCTCAAGGCGATCCGGCGGGTGAAGGGAGTGAGTACGGTGGAGCGAAGGGAGGCGCAGGGGCCGTAG
- a CDS encoding metallophosphoesterase yields the protein MRLPVGAPPGAGARLAVITDLHHGLAPDALERFDAFLDAIAQHQDLDAVWQLGDFCYSDAGSDALLAKWRRIALPRHSVLGNHDMDKVDKAAAMAAWGMATRYHASVIGGWRFVALDLNNFRKDGKVLPYANGNYFNAGSELNRADPEQLAWLDRQLRTSREPVVLIGHQPLGIGGADNALPDEQREIFDLIRAAGRVNPRGRVACCLSGHLHVDRLERVDGIPCLTINSASYFWSGGMHPYTTPLFAFLDFGADGILRITGRDGSFVNAPPANSDGVVGRSAGISSRRMVLR from the coding sequence GTGCGGCTTCCGGTCGGCGCACCACCTGGTGCGGGCGCGCGCCTCGCGGTGATCACCGACCTCCATCACGGCCTCGCTCCCGATGCGCTCGAGCGTTTCGACGCCTTCCTCGACGCGATCGCCCAACACCAGGACCTCGACGCGGTCTGGCAGCTCGGCGACTTCTGCTACTCCGATGCTGGCTCCGACGCGTTGCTGGCGAAGTGGCGCCGCATCGCGCTGCCGCGCCACTCCGTCCTCGGCAATCACGACATGGACAAGGTCGACAAGGCGGCGGCGATGGCGGCGTGGGGAATGGCAACGCGCTATCACGCCAGCGTCATCGGCGGCTGGCGCTTCGTGGCGCTCGACTTGAACAACTTCCGGAAGGACGGCAAGGTCCTCCCCTACGCCAACGGGAACTACTTCAACGCCGGCAGCGAGCTCAATCGCGCCGACCCCGAACAGCTCGCCTGGCTCGACCGACAGCTGCGCACCTCCCGTGAACCCGTCGTCCTCATCGGCCACCAGCCGCTCGGCATCGGCGGCGCCGACAACGCGCTCCCCGACGAGCAGCGCGAGATCTTCGACCTGATCCGCGCCGCCGGGCGCGTGAATCCGCGTGGCCGAGTCGCCTGTTGCCTCAGCGGCCACCTCCACGTCGATCGCCTTGAGCGCGTCGACGGGATCCCCTGCCTGACAATCAACTCGGCGAGCTACTTCTGGTCGGGCGGAATGCACCCCTACACCACGCCGCTCTTCGCCTTCCTCGACTTCGGCGCCGACGGGATCCTGCGCATCACCGGCCGCGACGGCAGCTTCGTGAACGCGCCGCCGGCGAATTCGGATGGGGTGGTGGGGAGGAGTGCGGGGATTAGTAGTCGGAGGATGGTGTTGCGGTGA
- a CDS encoding EVE domain-containing protein — protein sequence MPTLLLKSEPSVYSFDDLLRDGHAVWDGVANAQALIVLAGAKVGDEVLVYHSNEGKAIVGLAKVTKKAYPDPKLDDPKRLVIEIAPVKALKAPVTLADIKAVPGLADLALVRQSRLSCMSVSREHRSLLRGLGVK from the coding sequence ATGCCAACCCTCCTGCTCAAGTCCGAACCCTCCGTCTACTCCTTCGACGACCTCCTCCGCGACGGCCACGCCGTCTGGGACGGCGTCGCGAACGCGCAGGCCCTCATCGTCCTCGCCGGCGCCAAGGTCGGCGACGAGGTCCTGGTCTACCACTCCAACGAGGGGAAGGCGATCGTCGGGCTCGCCAAGGTCACCAAGAAGGCCTATCCCGACCCGAAGCTCGACGACCCGAAGCGGCTGGTGATCGAGATCGCCCCGGTGAAGGCCCTCAAGGCCCCGGTGACACTCGCCGACATCAAGGCGGTCCCCGGGCTGGCCGATCTGGCGCTGGTGAGGCAGAGCAGGCTGAGCTGCATGTCCGTGAGTCGCGAACATCGGAGTCTTCTGAGAGGCCTTGGGGTCAAATAG